One part of the Tachysurus vachellii isolate PV-2020 chromosome 6, HZAU_Pvac_v1, whole genome shotgun sequence genome encodes these proteins:
- the marveld1 gene encoding MARVEL domain-containing protein 1, which translates to MSPQPQVTRNFQEFLKSFLGIIRILQILLGAGLWVTVATSKYEGSVHFVLFVAVFFWLLTLTLFFITLLNKQDLVPILGGERWLLTNVIHDIAATLLYLSAIGIMIYKMSKNAYCNVPRYKLTCLYTVYLTGSVFACLTAFAYLLSAIYGSCRKCRGEQTVV; encoded by the coding sequence ATGTCCCCCCAGCCACAGGTGACAAGGAATTTCCAGGAGTTCCTCAAGAGCTTTTTGGGGATTATACGGATCCTACAGATTCTCTTGGGAGCTGGTCTTTGGGTCACTGTTGCTACCAGCAAGTATGAGGGCTCCGTTCACTTTGTTCTCTTTGTGGCCGTGTTCTTCTGGcttctcactctcaccctcttCTTTATCACTCTGCTGAACAAGCAGGACCTTGTCCCCATCCTAGGAGGGGAGCGGTGGCTGTTAACTAATGTGATACATGACATTGCCGCTACATTGCTTTATTTGTCTGCAATCGGCATTATGATCTACAAAATGTCGAAGAACGCCTACTGCAATGTGCCACGGTACAAGCTCACATGCTTGTATACCGTCTACCTCACTGGCTCTGTGTTCGCCTGCCTGACTGCCTTCGCCTACCTTCTGTCAGCCATATACGGCTCCTGCAGAAAGTGCCGGGGTGAGCAGACAGTGGTGTAA
- the pgam1a gene encoding phosphoglycerate mutase 1a: MAAHKLVLIRHGESCWNQENRFCGWFDADLSDTGIHEAKRGGDALRDAGFEFDICYTSVLKRAIRTLWLVLDGIDQMWLPVHRTWRLNERHYGGLTGLNKAETAAKHGEAQVKIWRRSYDIPPPPMEADHDFYSVISKDRRYADLTEDQLPSCESLKDTIARALPFWNEEIVPQIKQGKRVLIAAHGNSLRGIVKHLEDMSEEAIMELNLPTGIPILYELDENLKPIKPMQFLGDEETVRKAMEAVAAQGKAKK; the protein is encoded by the exons ATGGCTGCTCATAAATTAGTGCTGATTCGCCACGGGGAGAGCTGCTGGAACCAGGAGAACCGCTTCTGTGGCTGGTTCGATGCTGATCTCAGTGACACCGGGATTCATGAGGCAAAGAGAGGCGGAGATGCTTTAAGAG aTGCTGGCTTTGAGTTTGATATTTGTTACACCTCTGTTCTGAAGAGAGCCATCCGCACCTTATGGCTTGTTTTGGATGGCATCGACCAGATGTGGCTTCCTGTGCACAGGACATGGCGTCTTAATGAACGCCATTATGGTGGTCTGACTGGCTTAAATAAAGCTGAGACTGCTGCCAAGCATGGTGAGGCACAGGTGAAGATCTGGAGGCGATCCTATGATATCCCACCTCCTCCTATGGAGGCAGACCATGACTTCTACAGTGTTATTAGCAAG GATCGGCGTTATGCTGACCTGACCGAGGACCAGCTACCTTCATGCGAGAGCCTGAAGGACACTATTGCTCGTGCACTTCCATTCTGGAACGAAGAGATCGTACCTCAGATTAAACAGGGCAAGAGGGTGCTGATTGCTGCCCATGGCAACAGCCTGAGGGGTATAGTCAAGCATCTGGAAG ATATGTCAGAAGAAGCCATTATGGAGTTGAACCTCCCTACAGGCATCCCCATACTTTATGAACTAGATGAGAACCTGAAGCCTATCAAGCCTATGCAGTTTCTGGGTGATGAGGAAACTGTGCGAAAGGCCATGGAGGCTGTAGCTGCACAGGGAAAGGCCAAAAAGTAG